The Halorussus lipolyticus DNA window GAGCGCGTCTCGATGTGTCCGTATCGTCCGCGGACTAATGTCAGCTACCTCCGCGACGTCCCGCTGGCTGACCAACCAGCCGTGTTCGTGACATGCTTTGTAGAGGCAGGCCGCCGCGAACCCAGACGGCTGGACCCCAACCGTGATATCTGCTTCTTGTGCCGCCCTTGTGAGTGCTCGTGCCCGCTGACGTATCGAATCGGTCACCTCAAGCGCCGAGGCAAGTCGCGGCACGAACGCGGTCGGTTTGACGGGTTTCGTCGGAAGCCCGAGTTCCACGTTTATTGCTTGATAGGAACTACGCACTCTCGACTGCTTGACCCGCGCGACGTTCGCTACGTCGGCGAGCGTTCTGGAGAGACCGAGACATCGACACGCGCCGTGGACGCTCGCCGCCGCCATCGCTTCGACCGACCGTCCGCACAGGATGTCCTCGTTCTGTGCACTCCGGAACAGCGAACACGCCTGCTCGCCGAATGCTTTCGAGAGCCCGAGTGCACTAGTCAGCCGATGGATTTCACCGAGTCCATGCGCGAGAATCCGCTCGGCTTTCGACTGGAACCGACTACGACTGTGTTCACGACGCATCCGCGCGAGCCGACGGCGCTTCCGGCCCGCGAACTGTTCCCTCGTCGCTTCAACTTTCTCGCCGATTTCGGTTGAGAGGCCGCGGTCGTGGCGCGTCGCCGTCAGCGGCGCACCTGTACGCTCTCGGTTCTGCTCGTCGTCACTGAACGACCGCCACTCCGGCCCGTGGTCAATCCGTTCGTCCTCAAGAACGAGTCCACACTCCTCACACACGGTCTCTGCGACGTTGGTAGTGACCTGTCCGTCGCACTCCGGGCATTGGTTACTTTCGTTCTGTACGTCCTCGTCGAACGCCGTCTCGTAGATTTCGCTCGTTGCCATGATACTCACGAGGGACTCCGTGGATTGGTCTCTCGAAGAGGCCCTCACCCATTGAGGGCAAAATAAACACGTCGCGGTGGGGAACCAAATCTGACTGCTGTGGCGAAAGCCCGGCCGCGAACGGCACGTGGGCCGTGAGCGGCCCGGACCGGGGAGGTGGCGGTGACCGCATCACACCAGCAAAAATGGGGCCGAACCTTCTTTACTAGGTTTAGGAGAAAACTCGAGTTCCCCATTCGGGATTTGTACTCCATCGACTTCGACACTGGAGAAAGTGAAGGTTGCTGACTGCTAGATATCACCGAACTTCTCTCGGTACCACTCTCTATCCCGGGGATCTTTGATGTACGGCATTCTCGATACAAACTCGCTCGGTCAGTTCATAAACGTCCACAAACTACCCCCAGAAACGAAGGGACATCAACCGATTCGTAGCAGTAAACCGTATGTAGATGTTGTGGGAGACGTCTAGGAGAGAACGAAGTAGTTGTCTCCGCCGGCTTCTGCTCCTACTGCGTACTTGACATAGTCGTAGGCGTAATGCGAGATAGTGATGCGGTCATGCATTTCCATATCTCGGTCCATCGTCCAGATCTCGAAGTCATCTTCACCCGGTTGAGGAATCATCTCTTTGTTATCCATATTTGACTTAGCCGTATACCGCATCTGGCCATTCTTGAACTCTTGAGTCACATCAAACTCATCTTTGTGTTCCTCGTACATTGACCGAAGAAACTGGTGGTACTCGGTGTGAACCTGAGCTAGCACTTTCTCAATCCGTTCAAAGGCCAGTTGCAGTGTTGGCGGATCAGTACTTTCGACTTTGAGCTCAACCTTGAAATCCTCTGGACCCAACTCAACGAAGTTCATACCTCTCACTAGTGGATTGCCCAGCTCTGTTGATCTCTTCATATAGATCTGCAGGTAGTGGTACCGCATATCCGTCTCAAGCTGAAATAAATCATTCGGACGGTTCGGATCGCTGACCGAAACGGTTAGGTACGTCAGTTCCTCCTCATCATCAAAAGCACAATTGCGTAGCTGTAGGTTGATTTGCTCACCAACTTCAGGTGTGAAAGAGATTTCTTGGCCGGCGACGGCGTCGAAGATATTCCTGCGAGTATCCGATGTTGATTCTTGCTCAGGGGTTATGGATTGTGCCAATCTGATGGAGGATATGATACTACTGATGTCCATAAGATAGATCGTGGGCTCAAATCATATAGATGTCTGGTGACCATGGCGAAATTAGATCTCAGCCCGGTAAATGTCAGATCTATATTCTTCACAGCCCACGCCCTAGTGGAGTTCTAAGGGGCGAGGTCGGTTGACGAGCCGCGACGATGTCTTCGGGAGTGAACGACTGAAGGCTCGTCAGAGCTTCTCTCTGACGGTGTAAGCACCGCAACGGAGTGAGGAGCGCAGCGAGCCGCGGCCGTCGAGCGGCCGAGGGCCTTTGTGGACTACTCGATCCCGTCTGTCCCCGAGAACCGTACTCAGGGAACGTTTATTTGAGCGGGCTGACGTGAACCGATATGAATCGTAGACAGGTCCTCGCTGGCGCTGCCCTCGGAAGTACTGCCCTCACAGGGTGTACTTCTCGCCTTCCCTCCATTGGTTCCTTATCGACCACGTCGGGTCGCACGGAACCGCTTCCCGGCGAAGACGACGAGTCGTGGGCACAGTTCGGGTGAACGGCCGCCCATCCCGGACAGAATACGGACGTCACTATCGAGAGTCCTCAAGTACGCTGGCAGACGACCCTCCCTGCGGGTGTCACCCCTCCGGCAGTCGTCGGCGAGACGGTGTTCGTCAGCGGCGGTATCTTCAACGACCACAACGAGGACCACGCCGCAGGCGGCGTGTACGCCTTCGACCGTGAGACAGGCGACGAGAAGTGGAAGACGACATTCCCAGCGCTCGGTGGTGGGTTCGCTGGCTGTCCGCCGACGATCTACAAGGGGTCGGTCTATGTTGGCGACGCTGGGGAGCACTACTTTCACGCGCTCGACGCTCGGACTGGTGAGAAACGATGGCATCTCGATCTCGACGGGTCAGTGAACGAGGCGATTCCTGCGGCGAACGACCGCGTCTGCTTCGTCGAACAGGAGGCCGCGATTGGTGTCGATACACAGGGCGAGGAACGTTGGCGTTACACCAAGGACGGTCACGTCTTCCTCGCTCCACCGGCCATCGCTGACGGGACGGCGTACGTGGGGTCCGTCTACGACGAGCGCGACCAGAGCGAAAGCGAGGACAATACCTCGTCGCTCCTCGCGGCAGTCGAGGTCGAAACGGGCGAGGAACAGTGGGCACACCAACTGGGCGAGAATTTCCACAGTCTCGTGGTGGACGACGACAACGACACCCTGTTCGCCTGCGATACGCGCGCCGTCTACGCCGTCGAGACGGCAACGGGGACTCAACGCTGGCGACATGTCATCGAGGACTTCGGCCTCGGAGAACTCGCCGTGGGCGACGAGACGGTGTTTGTCGCCGATGGTCGAACGCTCCGAGCATTCGAACGCGCCGACGGGAGTACGCGGTGGCAGTTCGAGATCGAGTCAGGCTATCTGCGGACAACCCCGGTCGTTATCGACGGCGCGGTCGTGGTGACGTCCGAACACCCCCAACAGCTGTCGACCGACGCGACGACCTACGCGCTCGACATTAAGACAGGTGACATTCGCTGGACGTACCAACAGCCGGGGAACAT harbors:
- a CDS encoding transcription initiation factor IIB is translated as MATSEIYETAFDEDVQNESNQCPECDGQVTTNVAETVCEECGLVLEDERIDHGPEWRSFSDDEQNRERTGAPLTATRHDRGLSTEIGEKVEATREQFAGRKRRRLARMRREHSRSRFQSKAERILAHGLGEIHRLTSALGLSKAFGEQACSLFRSAQNEDILCGRSVEAMAAASVHGACRCLGLSRTLADVANVARVKQSRVRSSYQAINVELGLPTKPVKPTAFVPRLASALEVTDSIRQRARALTRAAQEADITVGVQPSGFAAACLYKACHEHGWLVSQRDVAEVADISPRTIRTHRDALDELGVNPASETKS
- a CDS encoding PQQ-binding-like beta-propeller repeat protein; amino-acid sequence: MESPQVRWQTTLPAGVTPPAVVGETVFVSGGIFNDHNEDHAAGGVYAFDRETGDEKWKTTFPALGGGFAGCPPTIYKGSVYVGDAGEHYFHALDARTGEKRWHLDLDGSVNEAIPAANDRVCFVEQEAAIGVDTQGEERWRYTKDGHVFLAPPAIADGTAYVGSVYDERDQSESEDNTSSLLAAVEVETGEEQWAHQLGENFHSLVVDDDNDTLFACDTRAVYAVETATGTQRWRHVIEDFGLGELAVGDETVFVADGRTLRAFERADGSTRWQFEIESGYLRTTPVVIDGAVVVTSEHPQQLSTDATTYALDIKTGDIRWTYQQPGNMGYSAAAVGDALYLPVYRGGGETEATLTVLEAEQ